A single window of Granulicella sibirica DNA harbors:
- a CDS encoding GGDEF domain-containing protein, which translates to MGIHTLHVEHVMLLAVYTLLTVANSWLYKGTKGIHWFSLYSFSALLGALSVALRGDIPDFISIVIGNLFVVAGYFFFFLSLSELFGRSRLRLYLQGILLFGAIVTMVEWGSIHPNTRTRLIAYSVVLGLQQAHIAFVISRRQTAILRTAGAPVAMMLGLLALTNLVRIVGVYHYGAPSDYLKAGAFLGWIVIITSCLQCGAMVGYVWMTAALLRNDLQVQASTDPLTGLLNRRAIEREAEPMLTNCRQLSAPACAILIDLDGFKQINDRFGHACGDTTLTEVAACLQREMRKTDLLARLGGDEFAILLPYTPLEAAAEIAERLRHAVDILKIPCGEDGSGYTGVTASFGIAETEPTTRTWEQLAMSCDEALYVAKRAGGNRALPAEQFA; encoded by the coding sequence GTGGGCATTCATACCCTGCACGTCGAACACGTCATGCTCCTGGCCGTCTATACGCTGCTTACAGTGGCCAATTCATGGCTCTATAAGGGGACCAAAGGGATTCACTGGTTCTCGCTGTATAGCTTCTCAGCACTCCTCGGTGCTCTCTCCGTGGCACTGCGTGGAGACATTCCTGACTTCATCTCCATCGTCATCGGTAATCTCTTCGTCGTTGCCGGCTACTTTTTCTTCTTTCTTTCTCTCTCCGAGCTCTTCGGAAGAAGCCGTCTCCGGCTCTATCTTCAGGGCATTCTGCTTTTCGGCGCGATCGTCACGATGGTCGAATGGGGCTCCATTCATCCCAACACCAGGACACGGCTGATCGCCTACAGCGTCGTCCTCGGGCTGCAACAAGCACACATCGCGTTTGTCATCTCTCGTCGCCAGACAGCCATCCTCAGAACCGCGGGGGCTCCAGTGGCGATGATGCTCGGGCTCCTGGCGCTGACGAACCTCGTCCGCATCGTTGGTGTCTACCACTACGGCGCGCCCTCGGATTACCTCAAAGCCGGCGCGTTCCTGGGTTGGATCGTCATCATTACCTCCTGCCTGCAATGCGGCGCGATGGTTGGCTATGTTTGGATGACCGCTGCTCTCCTTCGCAACGATCTTCAGGTCCAGGCGTCGACCGATCCGCTCACCGGCCTTCTAAATCGCCGCGCCATCGAGCGGGAGGCCGAGCCTATGCTGACAAACTGCCGGCAACTCTCCGCCCCCGCCTGCGCCATTCTCATCGATCTCGATGGATTCAAGCAGATCAATGATCGCTTCGGCCATGCATGCGGTGACACAACCTTAACCGAGGTTGCAGCCTGCCTTCAACGCGAAATGCGCAAGACCGACCTGCTCGCTCGCCTGGGTGGTGACGAGTTTGCCATCCTGCTGCCATACACCCCATTAGAAGCCGCTGCCGAGATTGCGGAGCGTCTCCGTCACGCGGTGGACATCCTGAAGATTCCGTGTGGGGAGGACGGGTCTGGGTATACCGGCGTTACGGCGAGCTTTGGCATCGCAGAAACCGAGCCAACGACCCGCACCTGGGAGCAGCTCGCGATGAGTTGCGACGAGGCGCTCTATGTCGCGAAACGGGCCGGAGGGAACCGGGCGCTTCCGGCTGAGCAGTTCGCCTAG
- a CDS encoding beta-N-acetylhexosaminidase, with protein MAILSAMGGAQQFHNTLMPQPASLAAGSGSLALASTFAVETPGSHDPRLDDAIARATRRVENATGLPHAGTGVTPQTKLIVKVTAPGGVVQTLGEDESYSLKITSSSAEIDAPTDLGAMHGLETLIQLIQTTPDGYTLPQVTIEDTPRFRWRGLMIDCGRHFEPVAVIKRTLDGMAAVKLNVFHWHLTEDQGFRMESKLYPKLTALGSDGNFYTQEEARDVVAYARARGIRVVPEFEMPGHSVAWLMAYPELASGSNPASIRREFGVSEFAIDPTRDETYTFIDKFLGEMATIFPDAYIHIGGDESPAPDWKKNPRIIAFMKAHDLKDNDALQAYFNSRVLKTIERLHKHMVGWDEILTPGLPKDVVVQSWRGIESLSKGAKLGYKGVLSAPYYLDGMKPAGVHYLADPLPSSSDLTPDQRKLILGGEVCMWGEQLNARTIDSRIWPRTAAIAERFWSPENVRDVDDMYRRLAIVSVELETLGLTHLQSGDAGLRDLTGSQHIDVLRTFASVVEPVSFGERYKAQRTNQLTALDRFVDSVRPDPPLRYTVEFLTKRFLANPTSDTEDRTHLDAIFTRAAAAAPEAKIDMQASPRMADVAPRADQLVLLSQTAKEALGYLAAGNKAPAGWKARSMAQIDDAKKPVAIIRFTFIAPLTDLINAVSE; from the coding sequence ATGGCGATTCTGAGTGCGATGGGCGGAGCCCAGCAGTTTCATAACACCCTGATGCCGCAACCGGCGTCTCTCGCTGCAGGCTCCGGCTCACTGGCACTCGCGTCGACCTTTGCCGTCGAGACACCCGGCTCGCACGACCCGCGCCTCGATGACGCTATCGCACGCGCCACGCGGCGTGTTGAGAACGCGACCGGCCTCCCGCATGCCGGTACGGGTGTCACTCCGCAGACGAAACTCATCGTGAAGGTCACGGCACCCGGCGGAGTTGTCCAAACGCTTGGAGAGGATGAGTCCTACTCGCTGAAGATCACCTCTTCGTCAGCCGAGATCGACGCTCCCACCGACCTCGGCGCGATGCACGGGCTCGAGACGCTGATCCAGCTCATCCAGACCACGCCCGATGGCTACACCCTCCCGCAGGTCACCATCGAGGACACCCCACGCTTCCGGTGGCGCGGCCTCATGATCGACTGCGGACGCCACTTCGAACCCGTTGCCGTGATCAAGCGCACGCTCGACGGCATGGCCGCCGTGAAGCTCAATGTCTTCCACTGGCACCTCACCGAAGACCAGGGCTTCCGCATGGAGAGCAAGCTCTATCCGAAGCTGACGGCTCTCGGATCGGACGGCAATTTCTACACGCAGGAGGAGGCCCGGGACGTCGTTGCCTATGCCCGAGCGCGCGGCATTCGCGTCGTGCCCGAGTTCGAGATGCCCGGCCACAGCGTGGCGTGGCTGATGGCCTATCCGGAGCTCGCGAGCGGCTCAAATCCTGCCAGTATCCGCCGCGAGTTCGGCGTCTCCGAGTTCGCGATCGACCCCACGCGCGACGAGACCTACACCTTCATCGACAAGTTCCTCGGCGAAATGGCGACGATCTTCCCCGACGCCTACATCCACATCGGTGGCGACGAATCGCCGGCGCCCGACTGGAAGAAGAACCCGCGCATCATCGCCTTTATGAAAGCGCATGACCTGAAGGACAACGACGCGCTCCAGGCCTACTTCAACTCGCGCGTTCTCAAGACCATCGAACGTCTGCACAAGCACATGGTCGGCTGGGACGAGATCCTGACGCCCGGGCTTCCGAAGGACGTCGTTGTGCAGTCGTGGCGCGGGATTGAGTCGCTCTCGAAAGGCGCGAAGCTGGGCTATAAGGGCGTTCTTTCGGCGCCGTACTATCTCGACGGCATGAAGCCTGCCGGGGTTCACTATCTCGCCGACCCCCTGCCCTCGAGCTCGGATCTCACGCCCGATCAACGGAAGCTCATCCTCGGCGGCGAGGTCTGCATGTGGGGCGAGCAGCTTAACGCGCGCACTATCGACTCGCGCATCTGGCCCCGCACCGCGGCCATCGCCGAACGGTTCTGGTCGCCGGAGAATGTGCGGGACGTCGACGATATGTACCGCCGGCTCGCGATCGTGTCGGTTGAGCTAGAGACGCTTGGGCTGACCCATCTCCAGTCCGGAGATGCCGGTCTTCGCGACCTCACCGGAAGCCAGCACATCGACGTACTGCGGACCTTCGCCTCGGTCGTCGAGCCGGTGTCGTTTGGAGAGCGCTACAAGGCGCAGCGCACCAACCAGCTCACCGCGCTCGATCGCTTCGTCGACTCTGTCCGGCCTGATCCCCCGTTGCGGTATACGGTGGAGTTCCTGACGAAGCGCTTCCTCGCCAACCCCACCTCCGACACCGAGGACCGGACCCACCTCGACGCCATCTTTACACGGGCGGCGGCCGCGGCGCCTGAAGCGAAGATCGATATGCAGGCCTCGCCAAGGATGGCCGATGTTGCTCCGCGCGCCGACCAGCTTGTGCTGCTTTCGCAGACGGCCAAGGAGGCCCTGGGCTATCTTGCGGCCGGTAACAAGGCTCCTGCGGGATGGAAAGCCAGGAGCATGGCGCAGATCGACGACGCGAAAAAGCCGGTCGCCATCATCCGCTTCACCTTCATCGCGCCCCTGACGGATCTCATCAACGCGGTCTCTGAGTAA
- the pth gene encoding aminoacyl-tRNA hydrolase — MKLIIGLGNPGIEYQFTPHNAGFLAIDRIAEDCGAVVANRRGRALTARVRLGGQEVLLAKPETFMNLSGLSVQALVRELGIEDVSEDVIVLYDELAFPLGTFKIFRRGSANGHNGVKSISGTLGTEEWIRVRIGVGKPALADGREIKAGGKDYLLAPMRKAELEVMDEVLDRVKDAVEVVLTKGVSAAMNEFNRRPEDPEKDSKDPKPKA, encoded by the coding sequence GTGAAACTGATTATCGGGCTTGGGAACCCTGGCATCGAGTATCAGTTCACGCCGCATAACGCTGGGTTTCTTGCCATCGACCGAATCGCAGAGGATTGCGGTGCGGTGGTGGCGAACCGCCGGGGCCGGGCTTTGACGGCTCGGGTTCGGCTGGGCGGGCAGGAGGTTCTGCTGGCAAAGCCGGAGACCTTCATGAACCTGAGCGGGCTTTCCGTTCAGGCTCTGGTCCGGGAGTTGGGAATCGAGGATGTCTCGGAGGATGTGATTGTCCTCTACGACGAGCTCGCCTTCCCGCTCGGCACGTTCAAGATCTTCCGGCGCGGTTCGGCCAACGGGCATAACGGGGTGAAGTCGATCTCCGGAACGCTCGGCACGGAAGAGTGGATTCGCGTTCGTATCGGTGTTGGGAAACCGGCGCTGGCGGACGGCAGAGAGATTAAGGCAGGCGGCAAGGATTACCTGCTGGCTCCGATGCGTAAGGCGGAGTTGGAAGTGATGGATGAAGTGCTCGACCGGGTAAAGGACGCGGTCGAGGTGGTGCTGACCAAGGGTGTCAGCGCCGCGATGAATGAGTTCAACCGTCGGCCGGAGGATCCTGAGAAGGATTCAAAGGATCCAAAGCCGAAGGCGTAA
- the rpsF gene encoding 30S ribosomal protein S6, with protein MRTYEIMFIVRPDVEEADLDKLIETFSGYVTTGGGSVTAVEKMGRRRLAYTVRKFNDGFYVLFIIAAEGAQVQELERRLRVQEQVIKFITVRTDEEDKRLAKVKALRDSKVKRSTLPQVQASVPAPAAPAPVAPAQDSAKIADEATANAAEADVTTAAAAEEAPATV; from the coding sequence ATGCGTACTTACGAAATCATGTTCATCGTCCGTCCGGACGTTGAAGAAGCAGACCTCGACAAGCTGATCGAGACCTTCTCGGGCTACGTCACCACCGGCGGCGGAAGCGTAACGGCAGTCGAGAAGATGGGCCGTCGCCGCCTCGCCTATACCGTCCGCAAGTTCAACGACGGCTTCTATGTCCTGTTCATCATTGCCGCAGAAGGCGCGCAGGTGCAGGAGCTCGAGCGTCGTCTCCGGGTTCAGGAACAGGTCATCAAGTTCATCACGGTCCGCACGGACGAGGAAGACAAGCGCCTCGCGAAGGTCAAGGCTCTCCGCGACAGCAAGGTGAAGCGCAGCACGCTTCCCCAGGTCCAGGCATCCGTTCCGGCACCTGCTGCTCCTGCTCCCGTGGCCCCTGCGCAGGACTCGGCCAAGATCGCAGACGAAGCGACGGCCAATGCGGCTGAGGCGGATGTCACGACCGCTGCCGCTGCTGAAGAGGCTCCCGCAACCGTCTAG
- a CDS encoding formylglycine-generating enzyme family protein — protein sequence MSIEVPATGPVKSACCSPAAHRDSASEPVRLHPSESKPDTARTSVYLPAATFLMGTDYKDAFSADGEGPIRPVKLDAYEIDTYPVTNRDFAAFIRDTGYKTEAERFGWSFVFYAHIDPQRFDELVQDTVAAAPWWCMVPGATWDKPEGPGSNVDARANYPVVHVSWNDAAAYVAWAGRSLPTEAQWEYAARGGLEQKLYPWGDELTPDGMHLCNIWQGSFPREDLGEDGYAGSSPVDAFPPNGHGLYSITGNVWEWCSDWFTPARAKLSPTGEALHHPTGPADGQARVMKGGSFLCHASYCNRYRVAARTSNTPDSSASNVGFRCARKL from the coding sequence ATGTCAATCGAAGTTCCGGCGACTGGCCCGGTAAAATCCGCTTGCTGCTCTCCCGCCGCTCACCGCGACTCCGCATCCGAGCCAGTTAGGCTGCACCCCTCGGAAAGCAAGCCGGACACGGCCCGGACTTCCGTCTATCTTCCGGCTGCGACGTTTCTTATGGGAACCGACTACAAGGATGCGTTCTCCGCGGATGGAGAAGGTCCCATCCGACCCGTCAAGCTGGACGCCTACGAAATCGATACCTACCCGGTTACAAATCGCGACTTCGCTGCCTTCATCAGGGACACGGGGTACAAAACCGAAGCGGAGCGCTTCGGCTGGTCGTTCGTCTTCTACGCGCACATCGACCCGCAGCGCTTCGACGAACTCGTCCAGGATACCGTCGCCGCCGCCCCATGGTGGTGCATGGTTCCCGGAGCCACGTGGGACAAACCCGAAGGCCCGGGGTCAAACGTTGACGCACGGGCGAACTACCCCGTCGTCCATGTCTCCTGGAACGACGCTGCCGCCTACGTGGCATGGGCTGGCCGATCGCTGCCTACCGAAGCACAATGGGAGTATGCTGCGCGTGGAGGCCTCGAGCAGAAACTCTACCCGTGGGGGGATGAGCTAACCCCGGACGGCATGCACCTGTGCAATATCTGGCAGGGGAGCTTTCCGCGCGAGGATCTTGGTGAGGACGGATATGCCGGAAGCTCACCCGTCGACGCCTTTCCTCCGAATGGCCACGGTCTCTACTCGATCACGGGAAACGTCTGGGAGTGGTGCTCCGATTGGTTCACCCCAGCTCGCGCGAAGCTCTCTCCCACTGGTGAGGCTCTGCACCACCCCACCGGTCCGGCAGACGGCCAGGCCCGCGTGATGAAGGGTGGCTCGTTCCTGTGCCACGCCTCCTATTGCAATCGCTATCGGGTCGCCGCGCGCACCTCGAACACGCCTGACAGCTCCGCCTCGAACGTAGGCTTTCGTTGCGCCCGCAAACTCTGA
- a CDS encoding phosphatidylinositol-specific phospholipase C1-like protein produces MNLFRKAALTTLLPLAALAQSPQAKQDATVRINQIQVIGTHNSYHAGFAPSEAAYMKMKNPKAFEALDYSHAPLDQQLSNGIHQMEIDVYADAKGGRFAHPAITQMVADAKLPADPDLDPNHDFDKPGFKVMHVVGIDQRSSCKTLVVCLTVVHTWSKAHPSHLPIFLLIETKYDKPAAKPQPWSVSTEPFTPAVFDALDAEILSVFPKDEIITPDQVRGTHATLPEAIAAKGWPTLAEARGKVVFLMDQSSMTPVYTEGHPALKGRILFTNAIAGTPDAAFVEMNTGTKAEIDTLVKQGYIVRTRTDEPTEAARTNNTVMRERALSTGAQFLSTDYPASEAARWDGHYHVEFPGGRTARCNPLNKPAGCQDDLLEGAN; encoded by the coding sequence ATGAACCTCTTCCGCAAAGCCGCCCTTACCACTCTTCTTCCTCTTGCCGCACTAGCGCAGTCTCCGCAGGCGAAGCAGGATGCCACGGTGCGCATCAACCAGATCCAGGTGATCGGCACGCACAACAGCTATCACGCCGGGTTCGCGCCGAGCGAAGCGGCTTACATGAAGATGAAGAACCCGAAGGCCTTCGAGGCGCTCGACTACTCACACGCTCCGCTCGATCAGCAGCTTTCGAACGGCATTCACCAGATGGAAATAGACGTCTACGCCGATGCCAAGGGCGGACGCTTCGCGCATCCGGCCATCACGCAGATGGTGGCTGACGCCAAGCTCCCTGCCGATCCCGATCTCGACCCCAACCATGACTTCGACAAGCCCGGCTTCAAGGTGATGCACGTCGTCGGCATCGACCAGCGCAGCTCGTGCAAGACGTTGGTTGTCTGCCTCACCGTCGTCCACACGTGGTCCAAGGCTCACCCAAGCCACCTACCCATCTTCCTGCTCATCGAGACCAAATACGACAAGCCAGCGGCCAAGCCACAGCCCTGGTCGGTATCCACCGAGCCCTTCACCCCTGCAGTCTTCGACGCGCTTGATGCCGAAATCCTCTCGGTCTTTCCGAAGGACGAGATCATCACGCCCGACCAGGTGCGCGGGACGCACGCCACGCTGCCCGAGGCCATCGCGGCCAAGGGTTGGCCGACGCTCGCCGAGGCGCGCGGCAAGGTCGTCTTCCTGATGGACCAGTCTTCGATGACGCCGGTCTACACGGAAGGTCATCCCGCACTTAAGGGCCGCATTCTCTTCACGAACGCCATTGCCGGTACTCCGGATGCGGCCTTCGTCGAGATGAACACCGGGACCAAGGCCGAGATTGATACGCTCGTGAAGCAGGGATACATCGTTCGCACACGGACCGACGAGCCAACCGAGGCGGCGCGCACGAACAACACGGTGATGCGCGAACGGGCACTCTCGACCGGAGCACAGTTCCTCTCGACCGACTACCCGGCGAGTGAGGCTGCCCGTTGGGACGGGCACTACCATGTGGAGTTTCCGGGCGGTCGCACGGCGCGGTGCAATCCGTTAAACAAGCCCGCAGGCTGCCAGGATGATCTGCTCGAAGGCGCGAACTAA
- the rpsR gene encoding 30S ribosomal protein S18 produces MADETNEQVSAPRVEASAGDSPRPTGGYNPGAPRGPRPPGGPGGPGGARPAGPGGPGGRKFFRRKKVCKFTVEKIDKISYRDVRLLQGFVSERGKIIPRRLTGTSTHFQRKLTQAIKQARNIALLPFAARF; encoded by the coding sequence ATGGCTGACGAGACCAACGAACAAGTTTCAGCTCCGCGCGTGGAAGCATCCGCGGGGGATTCACCCCGCCCCACCGGCGGTTACAACCCCGGCGCACCGCGTGGACCCCGTCCTCCAGGCGGCCCTGGTGGTCCCGGCGGAGCCCGTCCCGCAGGCCCCGGCGGACCCGGAGGACGCAAGTTCTTCCGCCGCAAGAAGGTCTGCAAGTTCACGGTAGAGAAGATCGACAAGATCAGCTACCGCGACGTGCGCCTGCTTCAGGGCTTTGTCTCCGAGCGCGGCAAAATCATTCCGCGCCGCCTGACGGGCACCTCCACCCACTTCCAGCGCAAGCTCACGCAGGCGATCAAGCAGGCTCGGAATATCGCTCTGCTTCCGTTCGCGGCACGTTTCTAA
- a CDS encoding 50S ribosomal protein L25 — translation MASAIQGIVATPREGKFNKGHARRVRMAGLIPAVVYGAGQPPVAVTVDPRAVTKILHSESGHNTIFDLDITGQQGGKAMIVDWQNEPIKGKLLHIDMKRIAMDKMMRVSVPVQLIGTPVGVKTQGGILDQVLREVELECLPNDIPSHLDVDVAGLELNGVIHISDLPHSGSIKYLGDEKAVVAHVTSIKETAEEAAAAAAPAEPEVAKKGKTDAAAAPAADAKKK, via the coding sequence ATGGCTTCAGCAATTCAGGGAATCGTCGCGACACCGCGCGAGGGCAAGTTCAATAAGGGTCATGCACGCAGGGTTCGGATGGCCGGTCTTATCCCGGCAGTGGTCTACGGAGCGGGTCAGCCTCCGGTCGCCGTCACCGTTGATCCCCGTGCCGTCACCAAGATTCTCCACTCCGAGTCCGGCCACAACACCATCTTCGATCTAGACATTACCGGCCAGCAGGGCGGCAAGGCGATGATCGTCGACTGGCAGAACGAGCCCATCAAGGGCAAGCTCCTGCACATCGACATGAAGCGCATTGCGATGGATAAGATGATGCGCGTCTCGGTTCCGGTCCAGTTGATCGGCACCCCGGTTGGCGTGAAGACGCAGGGCGGTATCCTCGACCAGGTGCTGCGCGAGGTCGAACTCGAGTGCCTCCCGAACGATATTCCGAGCCACCTTGACGTCGACGTTGCTGGTCTTGAACTGAATGGTGTGATTCACATCTCCGATCTGCCGCACTCCGGAAGCATCAAGTATCTGGGCGACGAGAAGGCTGTTGTGGCTCACGTCACCTCGATCAAGGAGACTGCGGAAGAAGCTGCAGCCGCGGCTGCTCCAGCGGAGCCTGAAGTCGCCAAGAAGGGCAAGACCGATGCGGCTGCTGCTCCTGCTGCCGATGCGAAAAAGAAGTAA
- a CDS encoding acyltransferase family protein gives MDFSATAPQYKAGRILSLDVMRGIVIAFMILVNDAGSEKYAYSQLKHAAWSGWTLTDLVFPSFLFMVGVTVVFSNEARLAKGAARKDLLLHALQRAVILFCFGLIVNGFPFFHLSTWRIYGVLQRIAVCYFAVSVIYLYSYSRKLMAFIATTVIALVAYYILMRWVPVPGFGLPVRDIPLLDPDRNWVAVVDRSLLPGRLYEHVRDPEGLISDLPALGTACLGVLTALWLKTKRSASQHLMGLIGGAVAGLVLGQIWNVFFPINKKLWTSSYVLFAAGCTLTLLSICYGLIDVKMWRGKWMLPMIIFGSNAITAYMVSELGAALIDTIRVSCGGRTMSLQQCTYTGFFEHIVDPSFGSLLFSLAYVALCFIPNLILYRKKMFLRV, from the coding sequence ATGGATTTTTCCGCAACCGCACCGCAGTACAAGGCAGGACGCATCCTCTCGCTCGACGTGATGCGCGGCATCGTGATCGCCTTCATGATCCTCGTGAACGACGCCGGCTCAGAAAAATACGCCTACTCCCAGTTGAAGCACGCCGCGTGGAGTGGATGGACGCTCACCGACCTGGTCTTCCCGTCATTCCTTTTCATGGTGGGTGTCACGGTCGTCTTCTCGAACGAGGCACGCCTCGCCAAGGGTGCCGCGCGCAAGGATCTTCTTCTGCACGCTCTGCAGCGCGCGGTGATCCTCTTCTGCTTCGGGCTGATCGTCAACGGCTTCCCGTTCTTCCACCTGTCGACGTGGCGCATCTATGGTGTGCTGCAGAGGATCGCGGTCTGCTACTTCGCGGTGTCGGTGATCTATCTCTACAGCTATAGTCGCAAGCTGATGGCATTTATCGCGACCACGGTGATTGCCCTCGTCGCGTATTACATCCTCATGCGGTGGGTGCCGGTCCCCGGCTTTGGCCTGCCTGTGCGGGATATCCCCCTGCTCGATCCCGATCGCAACTGGGTCGCCGTCGTCGACCGGTCGCTCCTGCCGGGACGCTTGTACGAGCACGTCCGCGACCCCGAAGGCCTGATCAGCGATCTACCCGCGCTCGGAACAGCATGCCTCGGCGTGCTGACAGCGTTGTGGCTCAAGACGAAGCGCTCCGCGAGCCAGCACCTGATGGGACTCATCGGCGGCGCTGTGGCCGGCCTCGTCCTTGGGCAGATCTGGAACGTCTTCTTTCCTATCAACAAGAAGCTCTGGACAAGCTCGTATGTCCTCTTCGCCGCGGGCTGCACGCTGACGCTTCTCTCGATCTGCTATGGCCTCATCGACGTGAAGATGTGGCGCGGCAAGTGGATGCTCCCGATGATCATCTTCGGCTCGAACGCCATCACGGCGTACATGGTTTCGGAGCTTGGCGCGGCGCTGATAGACACGATCCGTGTCTCATGCGGAGGCAGGACGATGAGCCTGCAACAATGCACCTACACGGGCTTCTTCGAACACATCGTCGACCCATCCTTCGGGTCTCTGCTCTTCTCACTCGCCTACGTCGCTCTCTGCTTTATTCCCAACCTTATCCTCTACAGGAAGAAGATGTTCCTGCGGGTTTGA
- the rplI gene encoding 50S ribosomal protein L9, producing MEVILKEDVNKLGHRGDVVKVADGYGRNYLLPGKLAIVANAANKAVIEQMKGSAIRKLAKEKVVAEDLATKLSSVELSFERKVGDNDHLFGSVTSSDIAHQLEEKGFTIDRRKISLEEPLKTIGEFHVPIKLHRDVTSHVKVTVSGDRPVETQTASA from the coding sequence ATGGAAGTGATTCTGAAAGAGGACGTCAATAAGCTTGGGCACCGTGGCGATGTTGTCAAGGTTGCGGATGGCTATGGACGGAACTACCTGTTGCCCGGCAAGCTCGCGATCGTCGCGAACGCCGCCAACAAGGCCGTGATCGAGCAGATGAAGGGCTCGGCGATTCGTAAACTGGCGAAGGAAAAGGTTGTGGCCGAGGATCTCGCGACCAAGCTTTCCTCCGTCGAACTTTCGTTCGAGCGCAAGGTTGGCGATAACGATCATCTCTTCGGTTCGGTAACGTCGAGCGACATCGCGCACCAGCTCGAGGAGAAGGGCTTCACGATCGATCGTCGCAAGATCTCGCTCGAAGAGCCGCTTAAGACGATCGGTGAGTTCCATGTGCCAATCAAGCTGCACCGCGATGTGACCTCGCATGTCAAGGTCACCGTGTCGGGCGACCGCCCGGTCGAGACTCAAACGGCTTCCGCTTAA
- a CDS encoding ribose-phosphate diphosphokinase: protein MSDDKRFKIFSGSANRPLAEEVCKFVGVPLGETRLQRFSDGEVHFQLLENVRGADVFLIQPTCFPVDQHLVELLIMMDALKRASAGRVTVVIPYYGYARQDRKDRPRVAITSKLVADLLTSAGANRALLVDLHAAQIQGFFNIPVDHLFASPVLVSHFRDMNLPNLTVVSPDAGGVERARFFAKKLDVPLAIVDKRRTDINVSEVMNVIGDVKGRTCLILDDIIDTAGTLVKTVDALLDQGAEKVYACASHPVLSGPAIERIAASRLEQLVVTNTIPLQPEAQQISKIKVLSIAGLLGRAIESIHMETSVSTLFN, encoded by the coding sequence CTGAGCGATGACAAGCGATTCAAGATCTTTTCCGGCTCGGCTAATCGGCCGCTTGCCGAGGAGGTTTGCAAGTTCGTTGGAGTACCGCTAGGCGAAACGCGCCTGCAGCGGTTCTCTGACGGCGAGGTTCACTTTCAGCTTTTGGAGAACGTTCGCGGCGCGGACGTTTTTCTGATTCAGCCAACATGTTTTCCAGTCGATCAGCACCTGGTCGAACTGCTGATCATGATGGACGCATTGAAGCGGGCATCGGCCGGACGTGTGACTGTCGTCATTCCGTACTATGGATATGCCCGGCAGGATCGTAAAGACCGCCCGAGGGTGGCGATTACGAGCAAGCTGGTTGCGGATCTTCTGACATCGGCCGGGGCAAACCGGGCTTTGTTAGTCGACCTGCACGCGGCGCAGATTCAGGGGTTCTTCAATATTCCGGTCGATCATCTGTTCGCCAGCCCGGTGCTGGTGAGTCACTTCCGGGATATGAACCTTCCGAACCTGACGGTGGTATCGCCGGACGCGGGCGGTGTGGAGAGGGCGAGATTCTTCGCCAAGAAGCTGGATGTTCCGCTGGCGATTGTCGACAAGCGCCGGACGGACATCAATGTGTCTGAGGTAATGAACGTGATCGGCGATGTCAAAGGCCGCACGTGTCTGATCCTGGACGACATCATCGACACGGCGGGAACGCTGGTGAAGACGGTGGATGCGCTGCTCGATCAGGGCGCCGAAAAAGTTTACGCGTGCGCATCGCACCCGGTGCTGAGTGGACCGGCGATCGAGCGCATCGCGGCATCACGACTCGAGCAGTTGGTCGTGACGAATACGATTCCGCTGCAGCCTGAGGCGCAGCAGATATCGAAGATTAAAGTGCTCTCGATTGCCGGCCTTCTTGGTCGTGCCATCGAGAGCATTCATATGGAGACCAGCGTCAGTACGCTGTTCAATTAG